One window from the genome of Thermococcus siculi encodes:
- a CDS encoding hydrogenase subunit MbhD domain-containing protein, translated as MNFEELFWSLQVLVAVGLLTSAIAAIRFKNLVSAVIAMAVFSLILSLEFYVLQAPDVAIAEAGVGACLTTAMYLLAIKKTTDEEVIE; from the coding sequence ATGAACTTCGAGGAGCTGTTCTGGAGCCTCCAGGTTCTCGTGGCGGTGGGACTTCTCACGTCGGCGATAGCGGCGATACGCTTCAAGAATCTCGTCTCTGCCGTGATAGCGATGGCGGTCTTCAGCCTCATACTCTCCCTTGAGTTCTACGTTCTCCAGGCACCGGACGTTGCGATAGCCGAGGCCGGCGTTGGAGCGTGCCTGACGACGGCGATGTACCTCCTCGCGATAAAGAAGACCACGGACGAGGAGGTGATAGAATGA
- the mbhE gene encoding hydrogen gas-evolving membrane-bound hydrogenase subunit E: MRRALGLFAFIGFTLFLIAAAMSLRPFGEPVHTEMDDYFIDHAQMEASANNVVTSIVFDYRGFDTLGEATVLFTAVAGVLMALRRKGVKV; the protein is encoded by the coding sequence ATGAGGCGCGCACTGGGTCTCTTCGCCTTCATAGGCTTCACGCTGTTCCTCATCGCGGCGGCCATGAGCCTCAGACCCTTCGGAGAGCCGGTCCACACGGAGATGGACGACTACTTCATCGACCACGCCCAGATGGAGGCGTCCGCCAACAACGTCGTCACGAGCATCGTCTTCGACTACAGGGGCTTCGATACCCTCGGTGAGGCGACGGTTCTCTTCACGGCCGTTGCGGGCGTTCTGATGGCCCTCAGGCGGAAGGGGGTGAAGGTATGA
- a CDS encoding MnhB domain-containing protein encodes MTTVIIKTTTKFLAALILTFGAYIILHGHLTPGGGFQGGAVVASGLALLIVACEGDVIMERFKRVPLSALESVGALGFLGVATLGFMGYTFFRNVIANSGFPLFGDPTPPGINPGYLNTGGTLPYMNIFVGTKVLAGLTSIILVFYLLLEVRKDE; translated from the coding sequence ATGACCACCGTCATCATAAAGACCACCACCAAGTTCCTGGCGGCGCTCATACTCACCTTCGGGGCCTACATAATCCTCCACGGGCACCTCACCCCGGGGGGCGGCTTCCAGGGTGGAGCAGTCGTAGCGAGCGGGCTGGCGCTGCTCATAGTGGCGTGCGAGGGGGACGTCATCATGGAGAGGTTCAAGAGGGTGCCCCTGAGCGCCCTCGAGAGCGTGGGAGCACTCGGCTTCCTCGGGGTGGCGACCCTCGGATTCATGGGCTACACGTTCTTCAGGAACGTCATAGCCAACAGCGGTTTCCCACTCTTCGGAGACCCAACGCCGCCCGGAATAAACCCCGGCTACCTGAACACCGGGGGAACCCTGCCCTACATGAACATATTCGTCGGAACCAAGGTTCTTGCCGGTTTGACGAGCATAATCCTTGTGTTCTACCTCCTCCTGGAGGTGAGGAAGGATGAATAA
- a CDS encoding sodium:proton antiporter, whose protein sequence is MNNVVLVNLPFVVVALLLAVGFYTIGFKRNLIKVVIGIEILEGAVNLFLIALGYVKGAYAPIYTMAPPQAENNMVLPTPQALTLTSIVIGVAVSALMLAFAVNIYRHYGTLDVTKVRRLRG, encoded by the coding sequence ATGAATAACGTGGTTCTGGTCAACCTGCCCTTCGTTGTGGTCGCCCTGCTCCTGGCGGTCGGCTTCTACACCATCGGGTTCAAGCGGAACCTCATCAAGGTCGTCATAGGGATCGAGATCCTCGAGGGGGCCGTCAACCTGTTCCTGATAGCTTTAGGCTACGTTAAGGGGGCCTACGCGCCGATATACACCATGGCACCGCCGCAGGCCGAGAACAACATGGTTCTGCCTACGCCGCAGGCTCTGACGCTGACCAGCATCGTCATAGGCGTTGCAGTTTCGGCGCTGATGCTCGCCTTCGCGGTAAACATCTACAGGCACTACGGAACCCTCGACGTCACAAAGGTAAGGAGGCTGAGGGGATGA
- a CDS encoding proton-conducting transporter transmembrane domain-containing protein, translating to MIEHLPALMIAVPLFGAFTTPLLKGKPRAAALWALAITAVTLGLGTLLVREVTAGGTMIYVFGADSPGLVLPSGYRVPVRIIFEVDAMGAFMALSAVLMSFIGAMYSYSHVERESGLEKYYSLLLLLEVGILGMVLTGDLFNLFVFLEIAGIAGSALVGFRNYRGEASEAGIKYLIVSAVASLMVLFSIGLLYGQYGNLNIAYLSRQIGFNTVDMIALGILFASFAMKCGSVPTHHWVPDAYTEVPAGINPTLLVATYASLYALFRVSFSLFGEITLSMSSVGWIMSILGVLTMFIGVTMALVQKDVKRLMSYHAISQTGYMLLGVGVGLTVLNDPAKLAAFGRDAMAGGIFHIINHIIYKSLLLMTAGALFYVTKTRNLNEMGGLARKMPYTTIAFIVGAAAISGIPPFNGFASKFLIYETSYQLNPLLAIFAMVTSVLTLASFVKVFASAFLGPPVKEYENVGEVPKPMIAAMLILAALCILFGLFPNVVLDKLVYPAVDALLNLGGYQTWGGVL from the coding sequence ATGATCGAGCACCTTCCCGCTTTGATGATAGCGGTCCCGCTCTTTGGGGCCTTCACGACGCCGCTCCTCAAGGGGAAGCCGAGGGCAGCCGCGCTGTGGGCGCTGGCCATAACGGCGGTAACGCTCGGCCTTGGCACCCTCCTGGTCAGGGAAGTGACCGCCGGGGGAACGATGATCTACGTCTTCGGAGCGGACAGTCCGGGCCTCGTACTCCCGTCCGGATACCGCGTTCCGGTGAGGATAATCTTCGAGGTCGACGCGATGGGCGCCTTCATGGCCCTCTCGGCGGTTTTAATGAGCTTCATAGGCGCGATGTACTCCTACAGCCACGTGGAGAGGGAGAGCGGCCTCGAGAAGTACTACTCCCTGCTGCTCCTCCTGGAGGTCGGGATACTCGGCATGGTGCTGACTGGGGACCTCTTCAACCTCTTCGTGTTCCTTGAGATAGCCGGAATAGCCGGCTCGGCACTGGTCGGGTTCAGGAACTACAGGGGAGAGGCGAGCGAGGCCGGTATCAAGTACCTCATAGTCAGCGCGGTCGCGTCTCTCATGGTGCTCTTCTCCATCGGCCTGCTCTACGGCCAGTACGGCAACCTCAACATAGCCTACCTCAGCAGGCAGATAGGCTTCAACACCGTCGACATGATAGCCCTCGGTATACTGTTCGCGTCCTTCGCGATGAAGTGCGGTTCGGTGCCGACCCACCACTGGGTTCCCGATGCATACACGGAAGTTCCCGCGGGAATAAACCCAACCCTGCTGGTGGCGACCTACGCGAGCCTCTACGCCCTCTTCAGGGTGAGCTTCAGCCTCTTTGGAGAGATAACACTCAGCATGAGCAGCGTCGGCTGGATAATGAGCATCCTAGGAGTGCTCACGATGTTCATAGGCGTCACGATGGCCCTCGTCCAGAAGGACGTCAAGAGGCTCATGAGCTACCACGCGATTTCCCAGACAGGCTACATGCTCCTCGGCGTTGGGGTTGGACTCACGGTCCTCAACGACCCGGCGAAGCTGGCCGCCTTCGGGAGGGACGCGATGGCGGGTGGAATATTCCACATCATCAACCACATCATCTACAAGAGCCTCCTCCTCATGACGGCTGGAGCGCTGTTCTACGTCACGAAGACGAGGAACCTCAACGAGATGGGCGGTCTCGCCAGAAAGATGCCCTACACGACGATAGCCTTCATCGTGGGTGCGGCGGCCATATCGGGAATCCCGCCCTTCAACGGCTTCGCCAGCAAGTTCCTGATCTACGAGACCTCCTACCAGCTCAACCCGCTCCTCGCGATATTCGCGATGGTGACCAGCGTCCTGACGCTCGCTTCATTCGTCAAGGTCTTCGCCTCAGCCTTCCTGGGACCGCCGGTGAAGGAGTACGAGAACGTGGGGGAGGTTCCGAAGCCGATGATAGCGGCGATGCTCATCCTGGCGGCGCTGTGCATCCTCTTCGGTCTGTTCCCCAACGTGGTGCTCGACAAGCTCGTCTATCCGGCGGTTGACGCACTGCTGAACCTGGGCGGCTACCAGACGTGGGGTGGTGTCCTATGA
- a CDS encoding hydrogenase → MSWLESLTLTSPSGFWNPLLWLAFLLIFAVIGYIIYSRGNRGYKPNTEQVKPFISGNAVEDVEQIRVRAGDIYWGFMEALKGYYAVLMRMHTGDVRDYILWYLGIGAIILFILLGGV, encoded by the coding sequence ATGAGCTGGCTGGAGAGCCTCACGCTGACCTCGCCATCGGGCTTCTGGAACCCCCTCCTGTGGCTGGCGTTCCTATTAATCTTCGCGGTCATCGGCTACATCATATACTCACGCGGAAACAGGGGTTACAAGCCCAACACCGAGCAGGTAAAGCCCTTCATCAGCGGCAACGCGGTTGAGGACGTCGAGCAGATACGCGTGCGCGCGGGCGACATCTACTGGGGCTTCATGGAGGCACTGAAGGGCTACTACGCCGTGCTCATGAGGATGCACACGGGCGACGTGAGGGACTACATCCTCTGGTACCTCGGAATCGGTGCCATAATCCTGTTCATCCTCCTAGGGGGTGTGTGA
- a CDS encoding NADH-quinone oxidoreductase subunit B family protein — protein MGKLTNFKRSIWVFHASGGSCNACDIEIVAVLTPRYDVERFGIKLVGSPRHADVLLVTGAIPRDFADKLRRVYEQMPDPKAVVVVGSCGTTGGVFYDSYNIAGPIDEIIPVDVYVPGCPPRPEAIIDGVVKAWLKIEKLEKELEKKGGAGE, from the coding sequence ATGGGAAAGCTCACCAACTTTAAGCGCTCCATATGGGTGTTCCACGCCTCGGGCGGGAGCTGCAACGCCTGCGACATCGAGATAGTGGCGGTTCTTACTCCCCGCTACGACGTGGAGCGCTTCGGGATAAAGCTCGTCGGCTCTCCAAGGCACGCCGACGTTCTCCTAGTTACCGGAGCCATCCCGAGGGACTTCGCGGACAAGCTGAGGCGCGTTTACGAGCAGATGCCGGATCCAAAGGCCGTCGTGGTCGTCGGAAGCTGCGGAACGACCGGCGGAGTCTTCTACGACTCCTACAACATCGCCGGCCCGATAGACGAGATAATCCCCGTCGACGTCTACGTCCCCGGCTGCCCGCCGAGGCCCGAGGCGATAATCGACGGCGTTGTGAAGGCCTGGCTCAAGATAGAGAAGCTCGAAAAGGAGCTGGAAAAGAAGGGGGGTGCCGGGGAATGA
- a CDS encoding NADH-quinone oxidoreductase subunit C, which translates to MTMTAQEVLERLQEVLGEAILSHEIREYTMGVKRKRTYGEVWLTIRPEALRKAVEAVFGIDYPHLHFITGNDEGGEVITVVYSFGLFYANPWGEVSVVIKFDLPKSNLVLPTITDLMIGAETNEREIREMLGIEFEGLKNKRHLFLPDDWPEGKYPWRRDEYGVEDMVKHTHRSVNEIRKERGEQ; encoded by the coding sequence ATGACGATGACTGCCCAGGAAGTCCTTGAGAGACTCCAGGAGGTTCTCGGAGAGGCCATCCTTTCCCACGAGATAAGGGAGTACACGATGGGCGTCAAGAGGAAGAGAACCTACGGCGAGGTCTGGCTCACGATAAGGCCCGAGGCCCTCAGGAAGGCTGTGGAGGCGGTGTTCGGCATCGACTACCCCCACCTGCACTTCATAACAGGCAACGACGAGGGCGGGGAGGTCATAACGGTGGTCTACTCCTTCGGCCTCTTCTACGCCAACCCCTGGGGGGAGGTGAGCGTGGTCATCAAGTTCGACCTTCCAAAGAGCAACCTCGTCCTCCCGACGATAACCGACCTGATGATCGGCGCGGAGACCAACGAGAGGGAGATACGCGAGATGCTGGGAATAGAGTTCGAGGGACTGAAGAACAAGAGGCACCTCTTCCTGCCCGACGACTGGCCGGAGGGCAAGTACCCGTGGAGGCGGGACGAGTACGGCGTCGAGGACATGGTGAAACACACCCACAGGAGCGTGAACGAGATAAGGAAGGAGAGGGGGGAGCAGTAA
- a CDS encoding hydrogenase large subunit: MAKTQYYVPVGPIHPALKEPIRVEARVEGEKIVEVDVKRGFAHRGIEYMGMKRNAIQTLYLSERICGICSISHPYAFVVGSEKALGIEAPPRAQYIRTIIGELERIHSHILWLGVVAHEMGFDSLLFWTWKGREKLLDILELITGNRINYSVFMIGGVRRDIKESHVKALRDMINYYRTFNEEMKDVFLSDPVYKARTRGVAQLSKKMALELNVVGPVARAAGIRMDVRQDMPYDAYADIGVRAIVPQDIVGEARGDAYDITMVRLYEIDQSLDIIEYCLDEMPEGKLMAIPNYVALLAKIRRTEGEAIGAHEAPRGEVIHYFRYGNKRDGPLFWKVIAPSYNNINTWKPLLLGAEVADIPIVVAYIDPCMCCNDRLAVVRNEEGRIIDPEALHRKAVEKTERLKRELGVRE; this comes from the coding sequence ATGGCCAAAACCCAGTACTACGTGCCCGTCGGCCCGATTCACCCGGCGCTAAAGGAGCCGATTCGCGTCGAGGCGAGGGTCGAGGGGGAGAAAATAGTCGAGGTGGACGTCAAGAGGGGCTTCGCCCACAGGGGAATAGAGTACATGGGTATGAAGAGGAACGCCATCCAGACCCTCTACCTCTCGGAGAGGATATGCGGAATCTGCTCGATATCGCACCCCTACGCCTTCGTCGTTGGCAGCGAGAAGGCACTCGGAATAGAGGCCCCGCCGAGGGCGCAGTACATCAGGACGATAATAGGCGAGCTTGAGAGGATACACAGCCACATACTCTGGCTCGGCGTCGTTGCACACGAGATGGGCTTCGATTCGCTGCTCTTCTGGACGTGGAAGGGCAGGGAGAAGCTCCTCGACATACTGGAACTGATAACGGGCAACAGGATAAACTACTCGGTCTTCATGATAGGCGGTGTGAGAAGGGACATCAAAGAGAGCCACGTCAAGGCCCTCAGGGATATGATAAACTACTACAGAACCTTCAACGAGGAAATGAAGGACGTTTTCCTCTCCGATCCGGTCTACAAGGCCAGGACGAGGGGAGTAGCCCAGCTCTCGAAGAAGATGGCTCTTGAGCTGAACGTCGTCGGGCCGGTGGCGAGGGCCGCCGGCATCAGAATGGACGTCAGGCAGGACATGCCCTACGACGCCTACGCGGACATAGGGGTGAGGGCCATCGTGCCCCAGGACATCGTCGGCGAGGCGAGGGGCGATGCGTACGACATCACCATGGTGAGGCTCTACGAGATAGACCAGAGCCTGGACATCATAGAGTACTGCCTCGACGAGATGCCCGAGGGGAAGCTGATGGCGATACCGAACTACGTGGCCCTCCTGGCGAAGATCAGGAGGACGGAGGGCGAGGCGATAGGAGCGCACGAGGCCCCGCGCGGCGAGGTCATCCACTACTTCAGGTACGGGAACAAGCGCGACGGCCCGCTCTTCTGGAAGGTCATAGCGCCGAGCTACAACAACATCAACACGTGGAAGCCGCTCCTGCTCGGTGCGGAGGTCGCTGACATACCGATAGTGGTCGCCTACATCGACCCCTGCATGTGTTGCAACGACAGGCTTGCAGTCGTCAGAAACGAGGAGGGCAGGATAATCGACCCGGAGGCGCTCCACAGGAAGGCGGTCGAAAAAACTGAGAGGCTCAAGCGCGAGCTGGGGGTGAGAGAATGA
- a CDS encoding respiratory chain complex I subunit 1 family protein: MNPETFIYAFTFPLLGVFLGLVYKGIDRRFSARLTSRIGPPIRQPFWDVGKLLLKETVVPENAVAWIFNAMPVVSFAASMTLLLYIPFGVLKAPLEGYGDLIVILYLLTLQSLSMAIGGFASGSPFSSVGAQREMVLMMSYEMPLATVIVGFALVYRSFSLTTIASTPVWSIVGPLAAMGIVLLFIALLVVTPAELAKLPFDIAEAETEICEGMLAEYSGRNLALFYLSDAVRGFAMAALEVVLFFPFTLTGMLDLNLTGTGYYVVEALWFLFKVLVIYLLAVTLVRTSFARFRIEQASRIFWVYVNIIALVGVALVWMGV, translated from the coding sequence ATGAACCCCGAAACCTTCATCTATGCGTTCACGTTCCCGCTCCTCGGGGTCTTCCTGGGGCTGGTCTACAAGGGTATAGACAGGCGCTTCTCGGCGAGGCTGACGTCGAGGATAGGGCCTCCGATAAGGCAGCCATTCTGGGACGTCGGAAAGCTCCTCCTCAAGGAGACCGTCGTTCCGGAGAACGCGGTGGCGTGGATATTCAACGCGATGCCGGTAGTCTCCTTTGCCGCCTCAATGACGCTCCTGCTCTACATACCCTTCGGAGTCCTCAAGGCCCCGCTGGAGGGCTACGGCGACCTGATCGTGATACTGTACCTGCTCACGCTCCAGTCGCTCTCGATGGCGATAGGCGGCTTCGCCTCGGGCAGTCCGTTCTCCTCCGTGGGAGCGCAGAGGGAAATGGTGCTGATGATGAGCTACGAGATGCCCCTGGCGACGGTAATAGTGGGCTTCGCGCTCGTGTACAGGAGCTTCTCGCTAACCACCATAGCATCGACCCCGGTCTGGAGCATCGTGGGGCCGCTGGCGGCGATGGGAATAGTGCTCCTCTTCATAGCCCTCCTCGTGGTCACTCCAGCGGAACTTGCGAAGCTCCCCTTCGACATAGCCGAGGCCGAGACGGAGATCTGCGAGGGCATGCTCGCGGAGTACAGCGGGAGGAACCTGGCCCTGTTCTACCTCTCGGACGCCGTCAGGGGCTTCGCCATGGCGGCGCTGGAGGTGGTGCTGTTCTTCCCGTTCACGCTGACGGGAATGCTCGACCTCAACCTCACCGGCACGGGCTACTACGTCGTCGAGGCGCTGTGGTTCCTCTTCAAGGTGCTGGTCATCTACCTGCTGGCGGTGACCCTCGTCAGGACTTCCTTCGCGAGGTTCAGGATAGAGCAGGCCTCCAGGATATTCTGGGTCTACGTCAACATAATCGCCCTCGTCGGCGTTGCCCTCGTGTGGATGGGGGTGTGA
- a CDS encoding 4Fe-4S dicluster domain-containing protein: MVNKMMFVLLKQLVHRPATNPFPVKHAPANVTELIEKVQKGEARISPPVPIPEGFRGKIHYDPERCIGCRLCIMVCPADAMEWIPELKKIRHYASRCMFCALCVDVCPGKKFPGEEKAVKALSMSEEFLLADYDKYSDNLIEEPPEARELYGGKETAVEAEEKT; the protein is encoded by the coding sequence ATGGTAAACAAGATGATGTTTGTCCTGCTCAAACAGCTCGTCCACAGGCCGGCCACAAACCCCTTCCCGGTAAAGCACGCCCCCGCTAACGTTACCGAGCTTATAGAGAAGGTTCAGAAGGGCGAGGCCAGGATAAGCCCACCCGTGCCGATTCCGGAGGGCTTCAGGGGCAAGATACACTACGACCCGGAGAGGTGCATAGGCTGCAGGCTGTGCATAATGGTCTGCCCCGCGGATGCCATGGAGTGGATTCCGGAGCTGAAGAAGATAAGGCACTACGCCTCGCGCTGCATGTTCTGCGCCCTCTGCGTCGACGTCTGCCCCGGCAAGAAGTTCCCCGGCGAGGAGAAGGCTGTGAAAGCCCTCAGCATGAGCGAGGAGTTCCTCCTGGCGGACTACGACAAGTACAGCGACAACCTCATAGAGGAGCCGCCCGAGGCGAGGGAACTATACGGGGGAAAGGAAACAGCGGTTGAAGCGGAAGAAAAGACCTAA
- a CDS encoding ferritin-like domain-containing protein has product MYDVDEIVEALSRLSYEEALAYWIEGEKKEAEFYSELARRARDLGLGEELVGTFEKLAADSMKHATELGAHYESRYGRRPEMDIPPIEVLPVIDRFWRADQIDEVLRVAMESELIAHRSYALLAEKVEDEELRKLYRRLAEVEKRHYEMLRERYEELKNGES; this is encoded by the coding sequence ATGTACGACGTGGACGAGATAGTCGAGGCCCTTTCAAGGCTGAGCTACGAGGAGGCCCTGGCGTACTGGATAGAGGGGGAAAAGAAGGAGGCCGAGTTCTACAGCGAACTGGCCAGGAGGGCCAGGGACCTCGGTCTGGGGGAGGAGCTGGTGGGGACCTTCGAAAAACTCGCCGCCGACTCCATGAAGCACGCGACCGAACTCGGGGCCCACTACGAGAGCCGCTACGGCAGGAGGCCGGAGATGGACATACCCCCCATAGAGGTTCTCCCGGTCATCGACAGGTTCTGGAGGGCCGACCAGATCGACGAAGTTCTGAGGGTTGCCATGGAGAGCGAGCTGATAGCCCACAGATCCTACGCGCTCCTGGCAGAGAAGGTCGAGGATGAGGAACTCAGGAAGCTCTATCGGAGGCTCGCTGAGGTCGAGAAGAGGCACTACGAGATGCTCAGGGAGAGGTACGAAGAATTGAAAAACGGGGAGAGTTAG